ATCCCCATTTGGAACCTTATTGTGGTAATATATTGATAATAACACAAGTTTTGAACATATTAATCTCTGTAATATGATACAATCTCGATCGTCTCAAGATTTATTAACCATTCCATCTTATTTATCttattgatatcactcaaattatcctaaggagtgactttactctctcaaataagaggttgaatcgtagtacttagggatcaaatccacaagatAGGATGTTTAGGCGAGCTGATACGCTAGGACTCAACCGCTCACTTTATAACACTATCGATCGACGATCCAGTGTCGATGTCGATCGACGATCCAGTGTCGATGTCGATCGAAGCTCAACtgacaatgtcgatcgatggttgtgGCGAGTTGATTACCATTAAGAATGGTCgatcagctctcgcatgtttCTAACAAACTTAACTTAATCAGAATATTATCAGGCAAATAATCTACTCTCGCAGTTTCCTATGTCCTAAGTTCAGGAtctagttaattactctagaaCCATGTATTAAGGGATCTAGttaacacattgattttgagaaaaaattaaaatatgaaacttttgttttaatgcatagttacatccttcactaacatatgatgaaggtcaaagtgTTTTGGAACTTTCTTTGTCTCTGTttatctagaaaataacgattttatagtggttagtccaccaatttaaggagtattatgaagttttactaaattaattgacaaaaaattaaaacaatgttcatatatcatgaaagagagattaatataaatcaatacaaatgtaaaatgttttttagaaattttaaaacaacactaaagatcatatgcttcagtatatagagcatttaccgaaaattcaatattttcgtagaggctaacacatagatttagagaaaaattcaaaaatatgaaaattttgttttaatgtatagttgcatccttcactaacatatgatgaaggtcaaagaggtttggaattttttttgtcttcgtttctgtagaaaatagagattttatagtggttaatccactaatTTTAGGcttaatatgaagttttactaaattaattaacaaaaagttaaaacgattctcatgtaccatgaaagagagtttaatataaattaatacaaatgtagaatgcgttcagaaattttaaaaaaccactaaagatcatagactttaatatatagagcatttaccgaaaaattcaatattttcgtaggggttaacacctagattttgagataaattcaaaaatataaaaattttgttttaatgcatagttgcatcatttactaacatatgatgaagatcaaagaggtttggaacttatgttgtctctgtttctatagaaaatagcgattttatagtggttagtccaccaatttaggaagtattatgaagttttattaaattaaatgacaaaaaaattaaaacaatgcccctgtaccatgaaaaagagtttaatatacattaatacaaatgtataatgtgttcagaaattttaaaacaacactaaagatcataggcttcagtatgtagatcatttaccgaaaaattaaatattttcgtaggggttaacccatagattttgagaaaaattcaaaaatatgaaaatactgttttaatgtatagttgcattcttcactaacatatgatgaaagtcaaagaaatttggaacttttgttgtctctgtttctctagaaaataacgattttattgtggttagtccaccaatttatggagtattttgaagttttactaaattaattgacaaaaaattaaaacgatgttcaTATATCATGaaagtgagtttaatatacattactaCAAATATGGAATGtgttcagaaattttaaaacaacactaaagatcatatgtttcagtatatagagcatttaccgaaaaattcaaaattttcatagggatttaaacatagattttgagaaaaattcaaaaatatgaaaatactgttttaatgcatagttgcatccttcactaaaatattatgaatatcaaagaggtttgaacattttgttgtctttgtttctctagaaaataatgattttatagtggtaagttcaccaatttagggagtattatgaaattttactaaattaattgacaaaaaattaaaacgatgtctaTATATCATGAAAGTGAGtgtaatatacattaatacaaatgtaaaatggtttttagaaaatttaaagcaacactaaagatcaaatgcttcagtatatagagcatttatcgaaaattgaatattttcgtaggggtttaaacatagattttgagaaaaattcaaaaatatgaaaattttgttttaatgcatagttgcatccttcactaacacatgatgaatatcaaagaggtttgaaacttttgttgtctccgttttttctagaaaataatgattttatagtggttaatccaccaatttaaggagtattatgtagttttactaaattaattaacaaaaaattaaaacgattctcatgtaccatgaaaaaaagtttaatatacattaatacaaatgtagaatgtgttcagaaattttaaaacagcactaaagatcatataCTTCAGTatgtagagcatttaccgaaaaatttaatatttttgtagaggttaacacatagattttgagataaattcaaaaatatgaaaattttgttttaatgcatagttgaatccttcagtaacatatgatgaaggtcaaagaagtttgaaactttttttgtctatgtttctctagaaaatagcgattttattttggttagtcCATCAATTAAGGGAATGTTATGaagtattattaaattaaattacaaaaaattaaaacaatgttcatgtatcatgaaagagagtttaatatacattaacacaaatgtataatgtgttcagaaattttaaaataacactaaagatcataggtttcaacatatatagcatttaccgaaaaattaaatattttcgtaggaatTAACATATAGatgttgagaaaaatttaacAGTCTTGAGGAATCTCCTCTGGATGGCATCAAGGTTGTGGTCAACGACCAGGACTTCTCTCAAGTATGTGCTGATATTGATGGACCAGGTGCATTATTATTTCCCTATTTAATGATTACTGTGttcaaatgattttaaaaacaaGATGTTTTTCTATATTGATTGTGTACAGTTGGGACTCCTTATGAGAATGGACTTTTCCGTAAGAAGTTGGCATTATCTCAAGATTGTCCACATTCTCCGCCTAAAGGTATGTGTCTAATATAAAAATTGAGGGACCACATTCTGATTTATTTGGTCTGCCATTGTAGGCTACTTTATGACAAAGATATTCCATCCCAATGTTGCTTCTAACGGAGAGATTTGCGTTAACACGCTTAAGAAAGATTGGAACCCTAGTCTTGGATTAAGACATGTTCTCTCTGTAAGATCCTTCACCCTTGtgtgttttcatttctttgatCAGATTACTTAATACTTGAGAGAGTGAGCTtttctttgtgtgtgtgtttgtactTGTTAACAGGTTGTGAGGTGCTTACTAATCGAGCCATTTCCAGAATCTGCATTAAACGAACAGGCTGGAAAGATGCTACTTGAGAATTATGAAGAGTACGCTAGGCATGCTCGGTGAGTCCATCTACTTTGAGTCTCATATTCTgtcaaaatctctttggagCATTCTGTTTTTAAGTCGAAATCTTCTCGACTTGTGTGCAGGCTTTACACGGGTATCCATGCTAAACCAAAACCTAAGTTCAAAACAGGAGCTATCTCAGAGTCTACAACGGCTCTAAATGTTGGCCAGCCCAACAACGAGACGCCTGCTGCAATACCCTCTTCAGTGGCAGACATCAATAGAGTAATAACAGCGACTGAACAAATTGCTAACGTGCCTgtagcagcagcagcaggaTCTGCAAGTGTGGCCACTACGACACAGAAAAGAGAAGCCGGTTTGGCCAAGGTTCAGGCAGACAAGAAGAAGGTAGATGCCAGAAAGAAGAGCTTGAAGAGACTATGATGATACTTCTCAATTAGTGTCATTTATCTTATCTCCATCTCATAATGTTTGGATTCTTCTGTCATGTCATCATGACTCTGCCCCCTTTTTGCTCAACTCTTTTCCTATCAAAGTTGGAGTGACTAttagaaatttctaaaaatataaaacaaatccaTATATTATATGCAGCCACTTCTAATCTATTCGTTAATCAAACATCATATAATAAGCTGTGTGACCTTCAAATTTACTcaactaattttatatcaaatcaATACACAATATTTCCAACAAGTAATATATCAATTAATTGTACATTACATCtgaaaatagaaaacaataccATATATTAGCACATGGAACTCTAATCTCCTCTTTCATCAAACATCATAACCTGTGTGGCCATCAAACTTACTCAACTAATTGTATATTAAATTGATGAGGACCTCAAGTCATCATCAGAAAAGGAGAAAGGAACCAGGAGTAAATCAGTGAAGAACATGAAGCTGAGGAAAGCTAAAGAAGCCAACCAGGACATATGTGCAATCAAAACGctatatcttacaaaccaggaggaatTTATCAATGAAACCGGTTTTcctggattctacactcaacaAGAGCACACCGAAAattggttttataccaaaagaAGTAATGGCTGAGGATATATACCATTTACAAGTCAGACTATCTACACTGCATCCGAACTggttctatttaaggaaagtaatTATTTGCTTAAGGAGTGTGCAACTCAAACTCACGTGTGGAAACCAGGAGATCATTCATTACATCTAAGACAATTTGGAGTGTTGATACCATGCACTAAACCTCACTGGATCAGCTAGATTCTTCAACATCCCCACTTGCCATTTTTGGAGCCGATTTGCTTTAAAtcccaacggctagttttctaCACTATTTACTGTGATTTGGTGATTTGTTTCATCAACTAGAAGCTCCCCCAAGGCTCTTAGGATCTTCCCAAAGTTGTCCAGATACAAGCAGCCCAACACATTTCCCATTTTGGCTGAGATTCTCTCATTTAAGCCTAACGGcaagtttttgatattttcattaTGTTTCCATTTTTGTTTAGCTTTCTAAGTCTTTGTAATGAGCATTATATAAAGTTCATTAGGTCCCTCAATGGAAGGCACAAATCTTTTACCCAAGAAATAATAAACTTCTTAGTTTCTTTTCTCCAAAGTCTTTGTGTCTTTGAGTTATCTTGATCATCAAGCCTTGTTATCTTGATCATCAAGCCTTGTGCGGATTCACTTGGCTTAGTGATTGGCGATTGAGACTGCTCGTGGAATCAGGCTGTTCTTCTCCGTGGTTGATTGTGGAATCAATAAACACCCTGTTCTGTccgagatcatcatcatcactcccATCCACCCGATTTTATAGTCGATTAGATCGATTAGAAGAACCACCCCTCTTGTTGGATCAATCATCACTTGGATCTTAGGTGCTTGTAATCCTTTGACAGCTTAGGACTACATCATAAAACAATACTTAATAATTCGAAcaagaaatataatataacaattaGTTGTATATTACATCTatgttttgtcttttgtttatcaaatgatatataactaaaaatggTATAAAACTTCAAAGGCCACATTTGTACAAATTTACTTTGTCTCTAAGACAATAGGACATTCAGGTGTTCTAATCTACAATATTGATTCTTGTATACATCATACCTAACTAATTCTTTGTATTCTTGCTATTTCATGCCTAACGATATAGACAAATATGATACAACATTAAGAGGGTCATTTCACTGCCGTTACTTAGGCAAGTCTAGTTGAGATGAGTAGAACGTTGGATCAAGCTCAGAAGAAGCACCATCTTTAGCTGTCTCGTATTCATTGCTGGTGTCAATATCACCTATGTTACGTGTGAGCAAAGAAAGCTTCTCCGAACTCTCCCTTTTAGTGACCTTGCCTCCCATTTCGTTATTATATCTGATGGATGAGCTGTACTCTGACTCATACTCAGATCCATCATCTTCTTCGGGTACCATTGCTCTGAGATCTAGTTGAGAAGGCGGGATCTTGGAAAATAACACTTCTTTAACATTCTTCAGTAAGCCTCTCTTATAAACACCTGCAGATATGGATATAAAGATATCAACTTAAAAAAAGACTATGGGTTTCAACCTGGAACTTcttgccaaaaaaaaagaaaaaaacaagactATTGAAAAACTTAAAAGAGAGGAAACAAACAAAGAGGGTGAATAAATGCTGAAGTCAGAACGGTGTAGTTGAAGATAGGATCGTCTTTTTGAATCCACACGAGCATCCTCATGCAGAATGTAAGGGCAGGGGCTCCAATCAAGAAAGAGGCTAGGAACAGAGAGTTTACATCAGGACCAAAGATTAGTCCCCACCACAGAAAAATTTCTGGTGCAACAAAAGCAGAATCATATAATCATATTTGAATAGGAGGAAACATGTAATATCTTGGCTTCAGGTAAAGAATATATTTATTACGTTGTTACCCTTCCAGGCTTTGTACAATCTGATGTCaggaatctatactattaaaaaggaaggattttcaaaaattctactTATACAAGATTGTTGGATCCattcattaataatatgttttatttaatatttgccttaatcaatcaaaatatctcTACTCCTATTTATAAGGAACACACtaagttaattatgttaattgTTGTTACTAATCGATTTAAAACAAACACTACGGCCAAACAATAATTAATCTAATATTAAATAGCAGCTCACGAAACTAATCGATTTCTATTATAACATATGTACTTATGATATTACATTATTTCTTAGAGTTTAAAGAAAGAAGCACAATAACAAAGCAGATAGTatgatatgaaaacaaaatcataataGTAAAATCATTAATCTAACAATTTTGGGGAATAGGtacaaaaattaactaaaactaaaaatatttaaaataattttttgttatttaatataaGTTTAGAAACTATTTAAAACCCTATAAATCTATACTTTTAAATTAGCTAAAAATCTGCTAATCAATCTCGGTTCTCACAAACTTAACAAATGTAACTATTATAAAATGcacttaaaatataagaaatataagcaTCGAATATTCGGATTTGGAACAGATCGGTTCATTTTGGGTATAGATCCTTAAAGTCCTAGACATTTGGACCTTATTAGGTATTTGAAAACATTTGGTTTGAGGTTTAGGTTGGTTTCTTTCAGTTCTGAATTCATAATTCAAATACATGAAAATAACTAACTTTTGGGTACATAACGGGTCCGACTGGATCTAATATTTTAAACCCGAAAAGATttgaaatatccaaaaaaatctaaatagtACACGAAAACCCAAAAGATATTTGACACGAAAACATACCCGAAAACTCAAAcgaatatccaaaatattaaaatatctaaGAAAACCTTAAATTTTACCTTAAAATCTGATccgaaaaccaaataaaaaaaagtaaatttttatcaaaatgtgattttttttttaaattaaattttagctAAAACTGAAAACTATAACAAATATCTAAACttgaaaactaaaaattatccgtaatttcaaaaatatattcaaaatattaaaatatacctaataaataaaaactattttggatACTCGATTGGTCGAGAATAGGACTTGGACTTGATAGAAACTTGCGGGTCCAAAAACTATGCAATAGGTACTTTGCCCTGGATCCATACAAAAAGTCGAACCTGTAaactaattcataaattatacaaattttaaaaaatttcttcgATATAATACGACTTTCTAACATAATAATGTACAACATCACTAAATACTATTTCATATCAAAATTTGTGTATCATCCAAAATAACCCGTGATTTCGAAGCGcgagtcaaaatctagtgtGTTTTGAAGTTGAAGCCATCATGAGAATATGATCATGAGAGGAAATACAATGAACCTGACTACTCTTTTTCTTGCTAATTCTCTCCCTATCCATTGTCTCAAAAACCCACACATGAAGCCTAtctccaagaaaaaaaataagtttctcCAAGATTCTAATATTTTAACTTAGCTTTCATAAATTAtgagtttgttttatttggcaTTAACCAAATAAAAGAGATGAAATAtggtttttgagttttttttttctgtctatTTTGATCTTTCTTACTTCTTGTTCTTCCCTCAATAATCAAAATCCATTGCAAATCAATCATCTGCAGTTTTGtttggtctctctctctttttttttgtaacacctacgaaaatattgagtttttcggtaaatgctctatacaccgaagcctataatctttagtgttgttttaaaatttctaaacacattctacatttgtattaatttctattaaactctatttcatggtacatggacatcatttttatttttttatcaattaatttagtaaaactttacaatactctttaaattagtggactaaccgctataaaatctctattctctaaagaaacagagataacaaaggttccaaacctctttgaatttcatcatatgttagtgcaggatgcaaccatgcattaaaacagtattgtcatatttttaattttttctcaaaatctatgtgttaactcctacgaaaatattgagtttttcggtaaatgctttatacactgaagcctatgatctttagtgttgttttaaaatttctaaacaaaggttccaaaccttaTTTTCGCATGATGCAAACCTTATTTTTAACAATACACCCAAAATTAgtggagtaaccactataaaatcgctattcactagagaaacggagacaacaaaggttccaaaactctttgacattcatcatatgttagtacatGATGTAACTgtgcattaaaatagtattgtcatattttttatttttttctcaaaatctatgtgtacccctacgaaaatattgagtttttcggtaaatactctatatactgaagcctatgatctttagtgttgttttaaaatttataaactcattctacatttgtattaatgtatattaaactctcttcatggtacatgggcatcatttttatatttttatcaattaatttagtaaaacttcgtaatactccctaaattggtggaccaaccaatataaaatcgctattctctggAGAAACAAAGATAACTAAGGTTctaaacttctttgaccttcatcatatgttagtgcataatgcaaaaatgtattaaaacagtattgtcatatttttgaatttttctcaaaatctatgtgttgaAAATATTGtggtttttggtaaatgctctatatattgaagtctatgatctttagtgttgttttaaaatttctaaacacattctacatttatattaatgtatattaaactctatttcatggtacatgagcatctttttaatttgtataaattaatttagtaaaacttcataatactccctaaattggtggactaaccactataaaatcgctattctctagagaaacggagataacaaaagttccaaacttctttgacattcatcatatgttagtgcatgatgcaattatgcattaaaacaatattttcatgattttgattttttctcaaaatctatgtgtttacccctacgaaaatattgagtttttcggtaaatgctctatacacTAAAGCCTTTGATCTTTTCTgttgttttaaactttctaCTAATATTCTATAttcgtattaatgtatattaaactatatttcatggtacatatgcatcgtttaaattttttatcaattgatTTAGTAAAACTCACAATAcaccctaaattggtggactaattattataaaattgctattctctagataaacggagaaaaaaaaaagttccaaacctctttaaacttcataatatgttagtggaggatgctACTATGCGTTAAAATAACATTgtcaaattttctcaaaatctatatgtttacccttacaaaaatattgagtttttctgtaaatgctatatatactgaagtctatgatctttagtgttgttttaaaatttttaaatacattatacatttgtattaatgtatattatacattttgttttgtaaacttatatatatcattcttggcatcttacaattttttattttctttcgaCATCATAAAATCTCTTTCAGGTATATATGTCCACTAATTATCAACACCTATAATATCATtaaactttaataaaatttatttacatcATTGTTTCTCTCGACCTGCTCACTCATATCCATAAGAATAGTTGTAATAATTCAATCAAGAGATGAAACTAGGCAAAATGGTGAATTAGTGCACGAACTAGGCCATATCGCCTAatcaatatataaactatttgatTGTGTGATCTGATATTTGGACTAATaacgaatttaaatttaatacatCAACTTAGAATAAAAGACATTTAAATACATACAACCATCATCATGCCCGTAAAATGGTGACATGAAACAGTTCGTAACTGAATCATTTTAGTTTAAACGAAACAAATGATGCGAT
This genomic stretch from Brassica napus cultivar Da-Ae chromosome C9, Da-Ae, whole genome shotgun sequence harbors:
- the LOC106440657 gene encoding ubiquitin-conjugating enzyme E2 22 isoform X2, with product MASNENLPPNVIKQLAKELKSLDESPPDGIKVVVNDEDFSQICADIEGPVGTPYENGLFRMKLALSHDFPHSPPKGYFMTKIFHPNVASNGEICVNTLKKDWNPSLGLRHVLSVVRCLLIEPFPESALNEQAGKMLLENYEEYARHARLYTGIHAKPKPKFKTGAISESTTALNVGQPNNETPAAIPSSVADINRVITATEQIANVPVAAAAGSASVATTTQKREAGLAKVQADKKKVDARKKSLKRL